In Paenibacillus ihbetae, the following are encoded in one genomic region:
- a CDS encoding extracellular solute-binding protein: MLESWTRKVEGGIMMKKFAQTTLTAMLVLAIAACGGGGSGGDGASTGSKSADGGSGKGSGEMPKIYIYQNTGALNQKPEGSVPDALEEIKQMYMEELGIEPIAIVPPKGSEGEKLNLLLGSKDQVDVFQGDWDQYASKGAIIPLNDLLEEHGQDILKAWPQEAWDYMTDKDGTIWGIPRGLPSVHYPVWIRTDWLEKLGLEMPKTIDELEAVMKAFQEGDPDGNGKADTIPMMTDINGINNALMGGFVEGGNSNWLDPADNKIKPVELAPGYRDFLAKMADWYQKGYIYKEAFAKFDPLELLKTNRVGMSSMWYSRITLLFPQIKPNLPEGADYAIARELTGPAGKLMTASRGNTTGMLVTKKAKNPEAVIKFINYQYKDLPTNTLNAAFGKNWKYLDDQKFEIELLSPELRYAGEYMLSLGLATENKYAFRDPVKKMHADYLNHEITNIGAAKMPLDATVVYDKERLKQNVPMLEDLDRLRSEELVKFVTGVRPLSEFDQYIEQLNKAGLQMWIDEYTKQYHELKK; the protein is encoded by the coding sequence ATGTTGGAATCGTGGACCCGCAAAGTAGAAGGAGGGATTATGATGAAAAAATTCGCACAGACCACGCTGACGGCCATGCTCGTCCTGGCGATCGCGGCATGTGGAGGAGGAGGAAGCGGGGGCGATGGAGCTTCAACCGGATCAAAGAGTGCTGATGGAGGTTCGGGCAAGGGTTCCGGGGAAATGCCCAAAATTTACATTTACCAGAATACCGGAGCGTTGAATCAGAAGCCGGAAGGCAGCGTACCGGACGCGTTGGAGGAAATAAAACAGATGTATATGGAAGAGCTCGGCATTGAGCCGATCGCCATTGTGCCTCCGAAAGGCTCCGAGGGCGAAAAGCTGAATTTGCTGCTCGGGTCCAAGGATCAAGTGGATGTATTTCAGGGGGATTGGGATCAATATGCTTCGAAGGGGGCCATCATTCCGCTGAACGATTTGCTGGAGGAGCACGGCCAGGACATTTTGAAGGCATGGCCGCAGGAAGCTTGGGATTATATGACCGATAAAGACGGGACGATCTGGGGGATTCCCCGCGGGTTGCCTTCCGTTCATTATCCGGTATGGATCCGCACAGATTGGCTGGAGAAGCTTGGTTTGGAAATGCCGAAAACGATCGATGAGCTCGAGGCGGTGATGAAGGCGTTCCAGGAGGGCGATCCTGACGGCAACGGCAAGGCGGATACCATTCCCATGATGACCGATATCAATGGAATCAATAATGCGCTCATGGGCGGCTTCGTTGAAGGCGGCAACAGCAACTGGCTCGACCCGGCGGATAATAAAATCAAACCGGTCGAGCTGGCGCCGGGCTACCGGGATTTCTTGGCCAAGATGGCGGACTGGTACCAGAAGGGCTACATCTACAAGGAGGCTTTTGCCAAATTTGACCCGCTCGAGCTGCTGAAGACCAACCGGGTGGGCATGTCTTCCATGTGGTATTCAAGAATTACGCTGCTGTTCCCGCAGATCAAGCCAAACCTTCCCGAAGGCGCGGACTATGCGATTGCGAGGGAGCTTACGGGTCCTGCCGGCAAGCTGATGACGGCGTCACGCGGAAATACAACGGGCATGCTGGTTACGAAAAAGGCCAAAAATCCCGAGGCTGTAATCAAGTTTATCAATTATCAATACAAGGACTTGCCGACTAATACCCTGAACGCAGCCTTCGGCAAGAATTGGAAATACTTAGATGACCAGAAGTTCGAGATCGAGCTGCTTAGTCCCGAGCTTCGGTATGCCGGCGAATATATGCTCTCTTTGGGCCTTGCCACGGAGAACAAATACGCCTTCCGCGATCCGGTAAAGAAGATGCACGCCGATTACTTAAATCATGAAATTACGAATATAGGCGCCGCCAAAATGCCGCTGGATGCGACCGTCGTCTACGACAAGGAGCGGCTGAAGCAGAATGTTCCCATGCTGGAGGATCTGGATCGTTTGCGGAGCGAGGAGCTCGTAAAGTTTGTAACCGGCGTAAGACCACTGAGCGAATTCGATCAATACATTGAACAGCTGAATAAGGCGGGGCTGCAGATGTGGATTGATGAATACACGAAGCAATATCACGAGCTGAAAAAATAA
- a CDS encoding fructose-specific PTS transporter subunit EIIC: protein MKILAITSCPNGIAHTYMAAENLQKAGAKLGVELKVETQGSIGVENPFTEQDIREADGIIIAADKTVVKDRFVGKKLLVVGVQDGIRRPEELIQRMIKGDVPVYQAQSKSAEAMTGENKPKQNPIYRHLMNGVSYMVPFIVIGGLLIAIALTMGGVKTPGGLVIPDDSIWKTIESIGSAAFTFMVPILAGFIAMSIADRPGLAPGMVGGFIAANGSFYGSEAGAGFIGGIIAGFLAGYAALAIKRLKVPRSLQPIMPIIVIPVLASLVVGLIFVFVIGAPVADLFEALTAWLAGMQGTSSILLALILGAMISFDMGGPVNKVAFLFGSAMIGEGNYEIMGQIAVAICVPPIAMGLAAMINKRKFTPSEREAGKATFTMGLFGITEGAIPFAAQDPLRVIPSIMVGSMTGSVIAMLGNVGDSVAHGGPIVAVLGAVDQVLMFFLAVIVGAAVSVIMVSLLKKNVAAVTPAVVGEGADAVAKPARAEATPAAAVAADATEAASAENSNGTTTEATPIRVEKLTDIVTPDLINLNLAGTTQDAVIDEMIAALERNGAVRADGDFKQAILAREQESSTGIGMNIAIPHGKSDAVLKPSVVFGIQRDGVDWKSLDGSEAKLIFMIAVPRNSKQNAHLKVLQMLSRKLMDDDFREALLAVTTKEEAYQLLDQVQ, encoded by the coding sequence ATGAAAATACTAGCGATTACTTCATGTCCTAACGGAATTGCACATACGTATATGGCCGCTGAGAATCTGCAGAAGGCAGGCGCGAAGCTTGGCGTTGAGTTAAAGGTTGAGACCCAAGGCTCCATTGGTGTAGAGAATCCATTCACGGAGCAGGATATCCGTGAAGCCGACGGTATTATTATCGCGGCGGATAAAACGGTGGTGAAGGACCGGTTTGTGGGTAAAAAACTGCTTGTCGTTGGGGTGCAGGATGGTATCCGCCGTCCGGAAGAGCTGATCCAACGGATGATCAAAGGGGATGTGCCCGTCTATCAGGCACAGTCCAAGTCAGCTGAAGCTATGACAGGAGAAAATAAACCTAAACAAAATCCGATTTACCGTCACTTGATGAACGGCGTATCCTATATGGTGCCGTTTATCGTGATCGGCGGGCTGCTCATCGCCATCGCACTGACAATGGGCGGCGTGAAGACGCCGGGCGGTTTGGTTATACCGGATGATTCGATCTGGAAAACGATTGAAAGTATCGGCTCGGCTGCGTTTACCTTCATGGTTCCGATCCTTGCCGGATTTATCGCCATGAGTATTGCGGACAGGCCGGGGCTTGCGCCAGGTATGGTCGGCGGGTTCATTGCCGCGAACGGCAGCTTTTATGGAAGTGAAGCGGGGGCTGGATTTATCGGGGGAATTATTGCCGGTTTCCTGGCGGGTTATGCTGCACTCGCGATTAAACGGCTCAAGGTTCCTCGGTCGCTGCAGCCGATTATGCCCATTATCGTTATCCCGGTACTGGCTTCATTAGTTGTAGGGTTAATCTTCGTCTTTGTGATCGGCGCTCCGGTTGCGGATCTGTTTGAAGCGTTAACCGCCTGGCTCGCGGGAATGCAGGGAACAAGTTCGATTCTGCTTGCGCTTATTCTGGGCGCGATGATTTCTTTCGACATGGGGGGGCCTGTGAATAAGGTTGCATTCCTGTTCGGCTCGGCCATGATCGGTGAAGGAAACTATGAGATTATGGGCCAAATTGCCGTTGCCATCTGTGTTCCTCCGATTGCAATGGGACTGGCAGCAATGATAAACAAAAGAAAGTTTACACCTTCGGAACGTGAAGCCGGAAAGGCAACATTTACGATGGGACTGTTCGGTATTACCGAAGGAGCGATTCCATTTGCGGCGCAAGATCCTTTACGCGTCATTCCGAGTATCATGGTCGGTTCCATGACGGGTTCGGTGATTGCCATGTTGGGCAATGTCGGTGACAGCGTAGCCCATGGCGGTCCGATTGTAGCCGTGCTCGGTGCCGTTGATCAAGTGCTGATGTTCTTCTTAGCAGTCATAGTCGGCGCAGCCGTGTCGGTGATCATGGTGAGCCTGCTTAAGAAAAATGTTGCGGCTGTGACTCCGGCAGTTGTTGGAGAAGGAGCAGACGCAGTAGCAAAGCCAGCCCGAGCCGAAGCGACCCCAGCTGCAGCCGTGGCCGCGGACGCAACCGAAGCGGCTTCAGCCGAGAACAGTAACGGTACAACGACGGAAGCAACACCTATCCGCGTTGAGAAATTGACGGATATCGTAACACCGGATCTCATTAACTTGAATCTGGCCGGTACGACACAGGATGCTGTTATCGACGAAATGATCGCCGCATTGGAGCGGAATGGGGCGGTCAGAGCTGACGGTGATTTTAAACAGGCCATATTAGCCCGGGAACAAGAAAGCTCCACAGGCATCGGCATGAATATTGCCATTCCTCACGGCAAATCGGATGCTGTCCTGAAACCAAGCGTGGTCTTTGGTATTCAGCGGGATGGTGTCGACTGGAAGAGTCTCGACGGCAGCGAAGCCAAATTGATCTTTATGATTGCCGTGCCGCGCAATAGTAAACAGAACGCGCATTTGAAAGTGCTGCAGATGCTGTCCCGCAAGCTGATGGACGATGATTTCAGAGAAGCGCTTTTGGCGGTGACAACGAAGGAAGAAGCCTATCAATTGCTTGATCAGGTGCAATAA
- a CDS encoding TetR/AcrR family transcriptional regulator translates to MSTKNKANDPKDLSFTEKARRAQIVQCAIETIAEVGYAQASIGQIAKRANVSKGVITYHFASKDDLLEEVVAAYAIAAEAFIRPVVANAVGPKERLRKYMEANLAFIAEHRKMVFAVVEIAAGMRTKEGKLRFSADADESIYQPIEEILYAGAEAGCFRAFTPLSARVTALAIRHAIDGFSLELMRTPDLSVKEYTEELISIFERAVSNVDYE, encoded by the coding sequence ATGAGTACTAAAAATAAAGCAAATGATCCCAAGGACTTGTCGTTTACCGAAAAAGCCCGCCGTGCTCAAATCGTCCAATGCGCGATCGAGACGATTGCCGAAGTCGGCTATGCCCAAGCTTCCATCGGCCAAATCGCCAAGCGCGCCAATGTGAGCAAAGGGGTGATTACCTATCATTTTGCCAGTAAGGATGATCTGCTGGAAGAGGTAGTGGCGGCTTACGCGATCGCGGCCGAGGCTTTTATCCGTCCAGTTGTAGCTAACGCAGTCGGACCCAAAGAACGGCTTAGGAAGTATATGGAGGCGAATCTGGCGTTTATTGCGGAGCACCGGAAAATGGTGTTTGCCGTCGTGGAAATCGCGGCAGGCATGCGGACAAAGGAAGGGAAGCTTCGGTTCTCGGCGGATGCGGACGAGAGCATCTATCAGCCTATTGAGGAGATTCTATACGCGGGTGCGGAGGCAGGATGCTTCCGGGCATTTACCCCGTTGTCGGCACGGGTCACGGCGCTAGCCATTCGCCATGCCATTGATGGATTCAGCCTTGAGCTGATGCGTACTCCGGATCTTAGCGTGAAGGAGTACACGGAGGAGCTGATCAGCATCTTTGAGCGGGCCGTAAGTAACGTAGATTACGAATGA
- a CDS encoding ABC transporter permease: MELKAATIPPPVPKNKSRWTAVKKHRFYYYLILPGLLYFLIFDYVPMFGVIISFKNISPFEGVQGIMTGEWVGFDHFVRFFQSYYFWNVLRNTFLISFYNLLFGFPAAIVLALLMNELKNGLFKRFVQTVSYLPHFISTVVVAGLIMMMLSTDNGLLNAIIVFFGGEPILFLGEPKYFRSILVVSHVWQTVGWGTILYLAAMAGIDPGLYEAAKIDGANRFRQAWHITLPGISHVIVIMLILSIGGLLNAGFEKVLLLYSPAVYEVADIIDTYVYREGLTSLNYSFATAVGLFKNLLAMTLILGANYFAKRMNQTGIW; the protein is encoded by the coding sequence ATGGAGCTTAAAGCTGCGACGATTCCCCCGCCGGTGCCCAAGAACAAAAGCCGATGGACTGCAGTTAAAAAGCATCGGTTCTACTATTACTTAATTCTGCCCGGCCTGCTGTACTTTCTTATTTTTGACTACGTGCCCATGTTTGGCGTCATCATTTCATTCAAAAACATTTCACCGTTTGAAGGAGTACAAGGGATTATGACGGGGGAATGGGTGGGCTTCGATCATTTTGTCCGTTTCTTTCAATCCTATTATTTCTGGAACGTTCTCCGCAATACGTTTCTGATCAGCTTCTACAATCTGTTGTTTGGTTTCCCGGCTGCAATCGTATTGGCACTCTTGATGAATGAACTGAAGAACGGACTATTCAAGCGGTTCGTGCAAACCGTTTCGTATTTACCGCATTTCATCTCGACGGTCGTGGTTGCAGGTCTCATCATGATGATGCTGTCCACGGACAATGGATTGCTTAATGCGATCATCGTGTTTTTCGGCGGAGAGCCGATTCTGTTCCTAGGGGAGCCCAAGTATTTCCGGTCCATCCTCGTTGTATCCCATGTGTGGCAGACCGTCGGATGGGGAACGATCTTGTATTTGGCAGCCATGGCCGGGATTGACCCGGGACTGTACGAAGCCGCAAAAATCGACGGCGCCAACCGGTTTCGTCAAGCATGGCACATCACGCTTCCAGGCATCTCGCATGTCATTGTCATCATGCTCATCCTGTCGATCGGGGGATTGCTGAACGCGGGGTTCGAGAAGGTGCTGCTGCTATATTCGCCTGCGGTATACGAGGTGGCTGACATCATCGACACGTATGTGTATAGAGAGGGTCTGACATCGCTTAACTATTCATTTGCCACGGCTGTCGGTTTATTCAAAAATCTTCTGGCCATGACGCTCATCTTGGGCGCGAATTATTTCGCGAAGCGGATGAACCAAACGGGAATCTGGTAA
- a CDS encoding carbohydrate ABC transporter permease: MGGIKPTRSERIFDAANIVFLIFLSLMFVIPFLAVLSTSFISAEESMRRGAFVLIPERLDFTAYDVLLNRGKIILNAYQVTLFRVIVGTFLNLLFTSMLAYGLARRSLPGRNGLVLFIFLTMIFQGGLIPNYMLMDTLGLKDSLWVLIFPSLVSAWNLFILRNFFMGLPEELEESAVIDGATPLLILFKIVIPLSMPAMATIGLFYAVHHWNDWFGASIYINDINKMPIQVIMRNILLTGITQNEAQLEYVRNPPPAATLKSAVIIISTLPILFVYPFLQKYFVKGVMVGSIKG, encoded by the coding sequence GTGGGTGGAATAAAGCCGACGAGAAGCGAACGTATTTTTGATGCTGCCAACATTGTTTTCCTGATCTTTTTGTCCCTCATGTTTGTCATCCCGTTTCTGGCGGTGCTGTCAACGTCGTTCATCAGCGCAGAGGAATCCATGCGCCGGGGGGCATTCGTGCTGATTCCGGAAAGGCTCGATTTTACGGCCTATGACGTGCTTCTTAACCGGGGGAAGATCATTTTGAATGCTTATCAGGTTACGCTTTTCAGGGTCATCGTAGGCACGTTCCTCAATTTGCTGTTCACGTCCATGCTGGCATACGGCTTGGCGCGCCGGAGCTTGCCGGGCCGAAACGGGCTGGTGCTGTTCATCTTTCTGACCATGATATTCCAAGGCGGATTGATTCCTAATTATATGCTGATGGATACGCTGGGACTTAAGGATTCGCTGTGGGTGCTTATTTTTCCAAGCCTGGTCAGCGCGTGGAATTTGTTTATTCTCCGGAATTTCTTCATGGGACTGCCGGAGGAGCTGGAGGAATCCGCCGTCATTGACGGAGCCACGCCTCTGCTGATTCTGTTCAAAATCGTCATTCCTCTCTCCATGCCGGCGATGGCCACGATTGGCTTGTTCTATGCGGTGCATCATTGGAATGATTGGTTCGGGGCATCGATCTATATCAATGACATTAACAAGATGCCGATCCAGGTCATCATGCGCAATATTTTGCTGACGGGGATTACGCAAAACGAGGCACAGCTGGAATACGTGCGGAATCCGCCGCCGGCCGCCACTTTGAAGTCAGCGGTTATTATCATCAGCACGCTTCCCATCTTGTTTGTGTATCCGTTTCTGCAGAAGTACTTCGTTAAAGGGGTTATGGTCGGCTCCATTAAAGGTTAG
- a CDS encoding helix-turn-helix domain-containing protein, translating into MMPQLRTWIDSIGRIKRRKFFLKLIVTTVLITVLPSLVSNIFAYYRVSDIVEEETGNNKLQYLNQTINTLEILLNRIKENSNLLALNRSFISFENFPNGAYYESLQGEIPKEDLPALYAYLEAKKNTFLTMNSFKLSDQFVDSVYFYDSSKNLVITSDNDRSNRQFRLEDFYDQGWYEAVQNMQMNPVFLDTRVAKQYPQGEKELLSVIYKSKKASNAIIVNLDASMIYADIISKLNANDDMYVVSSSGNIVFRSQASGKDGFPRTGLSEALQHTGGAGSYSIELDGGKKLVSYSSSKLLDWTFVNVSDMGVYTQGTIDIKQTITYTAGALILLSLLLSYFSSRSLYKPISRLNALAKGREDDDIRPDRGKGNDHQDFRHRKGSVHVPEHTHKGANDELSVIGSFVSSTIDERNYYKERLEESLPFQLERFKQSLLQRHAMSLEEIEAKKDYLGLDISLDDLSVFLLSIDEELASNGEDMLAQDLCKIKIMDALRDSRVLGQETAFFVVNVEKDKVAVVFNFPGKGRQPLFHLAQQLLDEVNARLGAQCSLGVGSICKGIGELPLAYEEAAEALKYRILYGKGYVISMDDIRADNGQTFIYPSQLEEKLNNYIRTACLEEALSTFGAFVAEIEACKNKLHYNQIQPIFIQLLTSIRHSFSSFGTDIEILFGNGTDPYRELLDLESMDHIVLWFQSLITRGIECIRQEIHARGNQHIAKIIEILENEYDKDISLSWVAEQLNLNPAYISRLFKQSTGQPFIDYLKQVRIDKSKLLLAEGRLKINEIGRQVGFGSAHYFIKVFKEITGLTPGEYKKIYS; encoded by the coding sequence ATGATGCCTCAGCTGAGAACCTGGATCGATTCGATTGGAAGAATAAAAAGGCGTAAGTTCTTCTTAAAGTTAATCGTCACGACCGTGTTGATTACCGTGCTTCCGAGCCTGGTGTCCAATATCTTCGCTTATTACAGAGTATCTGACATTGTCGAGGAAGAGACAGGAAACAATAAGCTGCAGTATTTGAACCAAACGATCAACACGCTTGAGATTCTACTGAACCGGATTAAGGAAAATTCGAATTTGCTTGCGCTTAACCGTTCTTTTATCAGCTTCGAGAATTTCCCGAACGGTGCTTATTACGAGAGCCTTCAAGGGGAGATCCCGAAGGAGGATCTGCCTGCGCTGTATGCTTATTTGGAGGCTAAAAAGAACACCTTCCTCACGATGAACTCATTTAAACTTTCGGATCAATTCGTGGATTCCGTATATTTTTACGACAGCAGCAAAAACCTGGTGATTACCTCGGACAATGACCGCTCGAACCGCCAGTTCCGCCTAGAGGACTTTTATGATCAAGGCTGGTATGAAGCCGTACAAAACATGCAGATGAACCCCGTTTTCCTGGACACCCGAGTCGCCAAGCAATACCCTCAAGGCGAGAAGGAGCTCCTGTCTGTAATCTACAAGTCCAAGAAAGCCAGCAACGCGATTATCGTCAACCTCGATGCATCCATGATTTATGCGGATATTATCAGCAAACTGAACGCGAATGACGACATGTATGTCGTGTCCTCCAGCGGAAATATCGTGTTCCGCAGCCAAGCTTCCGGTAAGGACGGATTTCCGCGGACCGGATTATCCGAAGCGCTCCAACATACAGGCGGGGCCGGATCTTATTCCATTGAGCTGGACGGCGGCAAGAAGCTGGTCAGCTACTCCTCCTCGAAACTGCTGGATTGGACGTTTGTCAACGTCTCCGATATGGGGGTATATACCCAGGGCACGATTGATATCAAACAGACGATAACCTACACAGCCGGCGCCTTAATCCTCCTTTCGCTGCTGCTTTCCTATTTTTCGTCCAGAAGCTTGTATAAGCCCATTTCCCGCTTGAATGCGCTGGCGAAAGGCAGGGAGGACGATGATATCCGCCCGGATCGTGGAAAGGGTAACGATCATCAGGATTTCAGGCACCGTAAAGGGAGTGTTCACGTTCCGGAACATACGCATAAGGGGGCGAATGATGAACTCAGCGTCATCGGCAGCTTTGTCAGCTCGACCATCGATGAGCGCAATTATTATAAAGAACGGCTGGAGGAAAGCCTGCCCTTCCAATTGGAGCGGTTTAAACAGTCATTACTGCAGCGGCATGCGATGAGCCTTGAAGAGATTGAAGCCAAGAAGGATTATCTTGGGCTCGATATCAGCCTTGATGATCTGTCCGTATTCTTGCTGTCTATTGATGAGGAGCTGGCCTCGAATGGCGAGGATATGCTGGCTCAGGATCTGTGCAAGATCAAAATCATGGATGCCCTGCGGGACAGCAGGGTTTTAGGGCAGGAGACCGCATTTTTCGTCGTCAATGTGGAAAAGGACAAGGTCGCTGTTGTTTTTAATTTTCCCGGGAAGGGACGCCAGCCATTATTCCACCTGGCGCAGCAGCTGCTCGATGAAGTCAATGCCCGATTGGGAGCTCAATGCTCCCTCGGCGTTGGAAGCATCTGCAAGGGGATCGGAGAGCTGCCGCTTGCGTATGAAGAAGCGGCGGAGGCGCTGAAATATCGCATTCTGTACGGCAAAGGCTATGTTATATCCATGGACGATATCCGTGCCGACAACGGGCAGACCTTTATTTATCCAAGCCAGCTTGAGGAGAAGCTCAATAACTACATCCGGACCGCCTGCTTGGAGGAAGCACTCTCGACGTTCGGAGCCTTTGTGGCCGAAATCGAAGCCTGTAAGAATAAGCTGCATTACAACCAGATCCAGCCGATCTTCATTCAATTGCTTACATCGATACGGCATTCTTTCAGCTCGTTCGGGACAGATATCGAGATCTTGTTCGGGAACGGAACAGATCCCTATCGGGAGCTGCTCGATCTGGAATCGATGGATCACATTGTCCTCTGGTTTCAATCGCTTATAACTCGAGGAATTGAATGCATCCGTCAAGAAATTCATGCCAGGGGCAATCAGCATATCGCCAAAATCATCGAGATCCTGGAGAACGAGTACGATAAAGATATTTCGCTATCGTGGGTAGCCGAGCAGTTGAACCTGAACCCGGCTTATATCAGCAGATTGTTTAAGCAAAGCACCGGTCAGCCGTTCATTGATTATTTGAAGCAGGTTCGGATCGATAAGAGCAAGCTTCTGCTCGCGGAAGGCAGGCTTAAAATCAATGAGATCGGCAGACAGGTCGGATTCGGCAGCGCCCACTATTTTATTAAAGTGTTCAAGGAAATCACCGGACTCACCCCCGGCGAGTACAAGAAAATATATTCTTAG
- a CDS encoding BglG family transcription antiterminator: MNNRQKEIFRNLLMEPNRQWLVQDLADQTECSEKTIRNDLKVIEEYIDKHSSGRLVKRPGLGVYLEIEEADRADLFQRLYSNDRTAEDESDEERVLHLAYRLLMNAKPVTLQNLASPFYVNKAIIRRDMEKIEGWLRSFDLSLMTKPRVGFMIEGTEKNKRMALARLNQLINRPELTGQMMRNQFEPHEIAAVSHELKALQKHHQLRFTDETFESLMLHILLMVKRTKLGQPISLSDQDLAFLENKTEFAWATDFLKQLQKLFAVPFSKEETAYLTLHLLGGKIRYTQEDESVGRSELADSHPLLPRLVEQLTRRMSELNMIPFSKDSILLNGLKLHLYTTMNRLHYGLAVSNPMLAEIKKMYPYMFDRVIMALEEVGEAFQLYFPEEEAAYLTLHFQASVERIHQNESHPQKVIIVCHMGVGMSQLLLAKVERRFPSVHVETTMSKAEVEDYLADHEVDLVITTVELPKLKIPHILVSPLLEASDERKLEQAIRRLDEPDGRAAEESVFLKYTTPFLIFPQQELARPEQLISKFAQMLEDKGYVQAGYTESVLDREKMSATTIGGGIAIPHGGSEWVTQSCIVVVTLKQPITWGTEKVELVFLLAIKHDERTEMRQLFKELSRISEQPALVSALSKETDAIRLLNRLKG; encoded by the coding sequence ATGAATAACAGGCAAAAAGAGATTTTTCGCAATTTGTTAATGGAACCGAACCGCCAGTGGCTCGTCCAGGATCTTGCGGATCAGACCGAATGCTCGGAGAAGACGATCCGTAACGATCTGAAGGTGATTGAAGAATATATCGATAAGCACTCCAGTGGCCGTTTGGTGAAAAGGCCGGGACTTGGCGTCTATCTGGAGATCGAAGAAGCGGATCGGGCTGATTTGTTCCAACGTTTGTACTCCAACGATCGTACCGCCGAGGATGAATCGGATGAGGAAAGGGTGCTGCACCTGGCATACCGCCTCTTGATGAACGCGAAGCCCGTAACCCTGCAGAACCTGGCTTCACCTTTTTACGTGAACAAGGCGATTATCCGGCGGGATATGGAAAAGATTGAGGGCTGGCTGCGGAGCTTTGATCTGAGCTTAATGACGAAACCGCGCGTAGGCTTCATGATTGAGGGAACGGAGAAGAATAAACGGATGGCGCTGGCGCGGTTAAACCAATTGATCAACCGTCCGGAGTTGACGGGACAAATGATGCGTAACCAGTTTGAACCGCACGAGATTGCAGCCGTGTCCCATGAGTTGAAGGCGCTGCAAAAGCATCATCAGCTCCGCTTCACCGATGAAACCTTCGAAAGCCTGATGCTGCATATTCTGCTCATGGTCAAACGGACCAAGCTGGGTCAGCCGATTTCGCTCTCTGATCAGGACCTGGCCTTTTTGGAGAACAAAACGGAATTTGCATGGGCGACGGACTTTTTGAAGCAGCTGCAAAAACTGTTTGCCGTCCCTTTCTCCAAGGAAGAAACCGCTTATCTAACCCTGCACCTGCTTGGCGGGAAGATCCGATACACGCAGGAGGATGAGAGCGTTGGACGCAGCGAACTGGCAGACAGCCACCCCCTCCTGCCCCGACTGGTTGAGCAGCTGACCCGGCGGATGTCGGAGCTGAATATGATCCCTTTCTCCAAGGACTCCATATTGCTGAACGGGTTAAAATTGCATTTGTACACGACCATGAACCGTCTTCATTATGGTCTGGCGGTGTCCAATCCGATGCTGGCAGAGATCAAAAAGATGTACCCGTATATGTTCGATCGGGTCATTATGGCACTGGAAGAGGTGGGGGAAGCGTTCCAGCTGTATTTTCCTGAAGAGGAGGCCGCGTATTTGACGCTGCATTTTCAGGCATCCGTGGAGCGGATTCACCAGAATGAAAGCCACCCGCAAAAGGTCATTATCGTGTGTCATATGGGGGTAGGGATGTCCCAACTCCTTCTCGCGAAGGTGGAGCGGAGATTCCCGTCCGTTCATGTAGAAACAACGATGTCCAAAGCGGAAGTTGAGGATTATCTGGCCGATCATGAGGTGGATCTTGTCATAACGACCGTTGAACTGCCCAAGCTAAAAATACCTCATATCCTCGTTTCCCCTCTGCTCGAGGCCAGTGACGAGCGGAAGCTGGAGCAAGCGATTCGTCGGCTCGATGAGCCGGACGGCAGGGCGGCTGAGGAATCGGTCTTTTTGAAATATACGACACCTTTTCTCATCTTTCCTCAGCAGGAGCTGGCGCGTCCCGAACAGTTAATCTCCAAGTTTGCGCAGATGCTGGAGGACAAAGGGTATGTCCAGGCCGGGTATACGGAAAGTGTGCTGGATCGTGAGAAAATGTCTGCTACGACGATAGGAGGAGGCATTGCCATCCCTCACGGCGGTTCGGAGTGGGTTACACAGTCCTGCATCGTTGTCGTTACTTTGAAGCAGCCGATTACCTGGGGGACCGAGAAGGTTGAGCTTGTGTTCTTGCTTGCGATCAAGCATGATGAGCGAACAGAGATGCGGCAGCTGTTCAAGGAATTGTCGCGTATCAGTGAGCAGCCGGCACTGGTCAGTGCGTTGTCTAAAGAGACGGACGCGATACGGTTGCTGAATAGGTTAAAGGGGTAA